One genomic region from Stackebrandtia nassauensis DSM 44728 encodes:
- a CDS encoding OB-fold nucleic acid binding domain-containing protein → MPEHNRRRWAEILRRLTASEEDLYADQVRAESAKSGCRSCDSLERGVVAKVSGRITTVTFTPVATMPVLEAELYDGTSTVVLAWLGRRRIVGIEPGRRLIAAGRVAIRDEDRRVIYNPWYEIADTGG, encoded by the coding sequence ATGCCGGAGCACAACCGACGCCGCTGGGCCGAGATCCTGCGCCGTCTCACCGCCAGCGAAGAAGACCTGTACGCCGACCAGGTGCGCGCCGAGAGCGCCAAGTCGGGCTGCCGCAGCTGCGACTCGCTGGAGCGGGGAGTGGTCGCGAAGGTCTCCGGACGCATCACCACGGTCACCTTCACGCCGGTGGCGACCATGCCGGTGCTGGAGGCCGAACTGTACGACGGCACCTCGACGGTGGTCCTGGCCTGGCTGGGCCGCCGCCGTATCGTGGGAATCGAACCCGGACGCCGCCTCATCGCGGCCGGGCGGGTAGCGATCCGTGACGAGGACCGTAGGGTTATCTACAACCCGTGGTACGAGATCGCCGACACGGGTGGCTGA
- a CDS encoding class I SAM-dependent RNA methyltransferase: MIVDIGPVAHGGACVARHEGRVIFVRHALPGERVRVEITERKKSYWRGDAVEILDASPDRVPAPCRYAGTCGGCDFQHVSAAGQLRLKTAVLREQLTRLAGLPESEVSDYTVEALPGGLLGWRTRMQYSVDNTGRPGLRGHRSRDLVPIDDCLIADDRIRATDVLGRNWKGSNVVGVAASDADEVSVYTQRDRRGKARLVSGPPLAEHIVSGHWFRLDAEAFWQPHTLAADTLASRVTELSQPADAETVWDLYAGAGLFAAVLADEVGPSGRVIAVESDTRAATAANLADLPQVEVRRSDVAEAVHHLPSPDIVVLDPPRSGAGADLVKAIAAAAPRVITYVACDPAALARDLKTFAANGYSISTLEAYDAFPMTHHFETIAVLRRD, translated from the coding sequence ATGATCGTCGACATCGGGCCCGTCGCGCACGGCGGCGCCTGCGTCGCCCGCCACGAGGGCCGCGTCATCTTCGTCCGCCACGCCCTGCCCGGCGAACGCGTCCGGGTAGAGATCACCGAACGCAAGAAGAGCTACTGGCGCGGCGACGCCGTCGAGATCCTCGACGCCTCCCCCGACCGCGTCCCCGCCCCGTGCCGATACGCGGGCACCTGCGGCGGCTGCGACTTCCAGCACGTCTCGGCCGCCGGCCAGCTCCGCCTCAAGACGGCGGTCCTGCGCGAACAGCTCACCCGCCTGGCCGGGCTCCCCGAATCCGAGGTGTCGGACTACACCGTCGAGGCCCTGCCCGGCGGCCTGCTCGGCTGGCGCACCCGCATGCAGTACTCAGTGGACAACACCGGCCGCCCGGGGCTGCGCGGCCACCGTTCCCGCGACCTGGTCCCGATCGACGACTGCCTCATCGCCGACGATCGCATCCGCGCCACCGACGTCCTGGGCCGCAACTGGAAGGGCTCCAACGTCGTCGGCGTGGCCGCCTCGGACGCGGACGAGGTCTCCGTCTACACCCAGCGCGACCGCCGCGGCAAAGCCCGCCTCGTCTCGGGCCCCCCGCTGGCCGAACACATCGTCTCCGGCCACTGGTTCCGCCTCGACGCGGAAGCCTTCTGGCAACCCCACACCCTGGCCGCCGACACCCTCGCCTCCCGGGTCACCGAACTCAGCCAACCCGCCGACGCCGAAACCGTCTGGGACCTCTACGCGGGCGCGGGCCTGTTCGCGGCCGTCCTCGCCGACGAGGTCGGCCCCTCGGGCCGAGTCATCGCCGTCGAATCCGACACCCGCGCCGCCACGGCCGCCAACCTCGCCGACCTACCCCAGGTCGAGGTCCGCCGCTCCGACGTCGCCGAAGCCGTCCACCACCTGCCCAGCCCCGACATCGTGGTCCTGGACCCACCCCGCTCCGGCGCCGGAGCCGACCTCGTCAAAGCGATCGCGGCGGCCGCGCCCCGCGTCATCACCTACGTCGCCTGCGACCCCGCCGCACTGGCTCGCGACCTGAAGACGTTCGCCGCCAACGGCTACAGCATTTCCACATTGGAAGCCTACGATGCCTTCCCGATGACCCACCACTTCGAGACGATCGCGGTACTGCGGCGCGACTGA
- a CDS encoding adenosine deaminase encodes MLLKADLHLHQEWSPRLDRVLARRHSRVPFDWKTWRETLTTQVPPGVARLQRLSRVFPAPAEADTDDAFVERVTDALEESAAAGSCYTELRFGHDTVMRPVFMPLFRQAEEKVAAKYPGFRAEAVASLLLWQEPERLDAAIAECRRAAAEGLAGVDLLNVPYSSEADWQTGRKVVDAATDAGLGVTVHAGEFSSANIAAVACMDGVTRIGHATHAPTDPWLLELLAARGITIEVCLTANLILGAVPTLADHPLRRFLDANIPVALGTDNPIQFGTTIDHEYTLASRLGLSESDLSRLTRNAIDAAFTTPDRKTALRADVDAAPASVLTPHVAATVESGDLCSPGV; translated from the coding sequence ATGCTGCTGAAAGCCGACCTGCACCTGCACCAGGAATGGTCGCCACGACTCGATCGGGTACTCGCGCGGCGGCATTCGCGCGTCCCCTTCGACTGGAAAACCTGGCGAGAAACACTCACCACCCAGGTCCCTCCCGGCGTCGCCAGGTTGCAGCGCCTGTCCCGCGTCTTCCCCGCCCCCGCCGAAGCCGACACCGACGACGCCTTCGTCGAACGCGTCACCGACGCCCTCGAAGAGTCCGCCGCGGCCGGTTCCTGCTACACCGAACTGCGCTTCGGCCACGACACCGTGATGCGTCCGGTCTTCATGCCCCTGTTCCGGCAGGCGGAGGAGAAGGTCGCCGCCAAGTACCCCGGCTTCCGCGCCGAAGCCGTGGCCAGCCTCCTGCTGTGGCAGGAACCCGAACGCCTCGACGCGGCCATCGCCGAGTGCCGCCGCGCGGCCGCCGAAGGCCTGGCGGGCGTCGACCTCCTCAACGTCCCCTACTCCAGCGAAGCCGACTGGCAGACCGGCCGCAAAGTGGTCGACGCGGCCACCGACGCGGGCCTCGGCGTCACGGTCCACGCGGGCGAGTTCTCCTCCGCCAACATCGCCGCGGTGGCCTGCATGGACGGCGTCACCCGCATCGGCCACGCCACCCACGCCCCCACCGACCCGTGGCTCCTCGAACTGCTGGCCGCCCGCGGCATCACCATCGAGGTCTGCCTCACGGCCAACCTCATCCTCGGCGCGGTCCCCACCCTGGCCGACCACCCGCTCCGCCGCTTCCTCGACGCGAACATCCCCGTCGCCCTGGGCACCGACAACCCCATCCAGTTCGGCACCACCATCGACCACGAGTACACCCTCGCGTCCCGCCTAGGACTGTCCGAATCGGACCTGTCCCGGCTGACCCGCAACGCGATCGACGCCGCCTTCACCACCCCCGACCGCAAGACCGCCCTACGCGCCGACGTCGACGCCGCCCCCGCCAGCGTGTTAACGCCCCACGTCGCCGCAACCGTTGAATCCGGCGACCTTTGCTCTCCCGGCGTATGA
- a CDS encoding sensor histidine kinase encodes MTWPVRPTLRLRLALWMGGAALVVGLVAVLVAPVLRFELATVVVAAMVCFVVGYVVAGRSLRPLHEVTATAKRLSTDTLDDERIRLDGPPDEVRELADTFDDMLDRISASFEAQRRFVSNASHELRTPLTVMRTEIDVALSNPDDDIAELRQMGEVVRDGCDRVNDLIESLLWLARAEAEGQGGLSKAQLTDLGDCAEAMMATARRAADIMELSLAVSRLPAPVVGDPALLERVAGNLIENAIRHNNPGGRVWVLTGGDREISWLVVGNTGADVDAASVPRLFEPFSRGGDARVGRRGAGLGMSIVRAVCRAHGGSVSARALPEGGGLEVRVELPAAEVTVEGA; translated from the coding sequence ATGACGTGGCCGGTGCGCCCGACCCTGCGGCTGCGGCTGGCGTTGTGGATGGGTGGCGCCGCGCTGGTCGTGGGCCTGGTGGCCGTGCTGGTCGCACCGGTGCTGCGGTTCGAGCTGGCGACCGTCGTGGTGGCGGCGATGGTGTGCTTCGTCGTGGGCTACGTGGTCGCGGGGCGGAGCCTGCGGCCGTTGCACGAGGTGACGGCGACGGCGAAGCGGCTGTCCACTGACACATTGGACGATGAGCGGATCCGGCTGGACGGGCCGCCCGACGAGGTTCGGGAACTGGCCGACACCTTCGACGACATGCTCGACCGGATCTCGGCGTCCTTCGAGGCGCAGCGGCGGTTCGTGTCCAACGCGAGTCATGAGCTGCGGACGCCGTTGACGGTGATGCGCACCGAGATCGACGTGGCGTTGTCCAATCCGGACGATGACATCGCGGAGCTGCGGCAGATGGGCGAGGTGGTGCGGGACGGCTGCGATCGGGTCAACGACCTGATCGAGTCGCTGCTGTGGCTGGCGCGCGCCGAGGCCGAGGGCCAGGGCGGTTTGTCCAAGGCGCAGCTGACCGACCTGGGCGACTGCGCCGAGGCGATGATGGCGACCGCGCGGCGGGCGGCGGACATTATGGAACTGTCGCTGGCGGTGTCGCGGCTTCCGGCGCCGGTCGTCGGTGACCCGGCGCTGCTGGAACGGGTCGCGGGTAACCTGATCGAGAACGCCATCCGGCACAACAATCCGGGCGGGCGGGTGTGGGTGCTGACGGGTGGCGACCGGGAGATCTCGTGGCTCGTCGTCGGGAACACGGGTGCCGACGTGGACGCCGCGAGTGTGCCGAGGCTGTTCGAACCGTTCAGTCGCGGCGGCGACGCGCGGGTGGGTCGGCGGGGCGCGGGGCTGGGGATGTCCATTGTGCGCGCCGTGTGCCGCGCCCACGGTGGCTCGGTGTCGGCGCGGGCGCTGCCCGAGGGCGGTGGCCTGGAGGTGCGGGTGGAACTGCCAGCGGCCGAGGTGACCGTCGAGGGTGCTTAG
- the dxs gene encoding 1-deoxy-D-xylulose-5-phosphate synthase yields the protein MNRGDSAAAGELLSTLTSLAEFKKLPVEALPSLAAEIRDFLVDRVSRTGGHIGPNLGVVELTMALHRVFDSPHDRIVFDTGHQSYVHKILTGRAERFDKMRKRGGLTGYPSQSESRHDLVENCHASTALSYADGLAKATVVRGDNRHVVAIVGDGALTGGMCWEALNNIAARKDLPLVIVVNDNGRSYAPTIGGLANHLATLRLNPSYEKMLDTVKDALGRTPVVGQPLFEAMHAVKRGIKDAVAPQAMFEDLGIKYFGPVDGHDLDAMTSALERAKGFGGPVIVHAITQKGKGYQPAEDEPDDQMHQSNAFDPDTGQALPGGGGVKWTSVFADELVAVADERPDVVGITAAMAKSTGIAKLADKHPDRAFDVGIAEQHAVTSAAGMALAGLHPVVAVYSTFLNRAFDQVALDVAMHKLPVTFVLDRSGITGPDGPSHYGIWDMSVFRAIPGLRIAAPRDAETLREEFREALDVNDAPTIVRIPTGTISAELPAIENVDGVDVMARGETKDVLLVACGSFVGSALDAAARVTEHGFGVTVVDPRWVAPVPRALTSMAAEHRLVVTVEDGLRTGGFGDALAKSLRDAEVDTPLRDLGVAAGWHEHGTRDELLADLGLTTQDLSRAITETILKIAEADAEPLRVDG from the coding sequence ATGAACCGCGGAGACTCCGCTGCGGCGGGAGAACTACTGAGCACCCTGACCAGCCTGGCCGAGTTCAAGAAATTGCCGGTCGAAGCGCTGCCGAGCCTGGCGGCGGAGATCCGGGACTTCCTGGTCGACCGGGTGTCGCGCACCGGGGGGCACATCGGGCCCAACCTGGGCGTGGTGGAGCTGACCATGGCGCTGCACCGGGTGTTCGACTCCCCGCACGACCGGATCGTCTTCGACACCGGGCACCAGTCGTACGTGCACAAGATCCTCACCGGCCGGGCCGAGCGCTTCGACAAGATGCGCAAACGCGGCGGGCTGACCGGTTACCCGTCGCAGTCCGAGAGCCGTCACGACCTGGTGGAGAACTGCCACGCGTCCACCGCTCTGTCCTATGCGGATGGTCTGGCGAAGGCGACCGTGGTGCGCGGCGACAACCGGCACGTGGTCGCCATCGTCGGCGACGGCGCGCTGACCGGCGGCATGTGCTGGGAGGCGCTGAACAACATCGCCGCCCGCAAGGACCTGCCGCTGGTGATCGTCGTCAACGACAACGGCCGCTCCTACGCCCCGACCATCGGCGGGCTGGCCAACCACCTGGCTACGCTGCGGCTGAACCCGTCCTACGAGAAGATGCTCGACACGGTCAAGGACGCGCTGGGCCGCACTCCGGTGGTGGGGCAGCCGCTGTTCGAGGCGATGCACGCCGTCAAACGCGGCATCAAGGACGCGGTGGCGCCGCAGGCCATGTTCGAGGACCTCGGCATCAAGTACTTCGGTCCGGTGGACGGCCACGACCTGGACGCGATGACCAGCGCGCTGGAGCGCGCCAAGGGCTTCGGCGGTCCGGTGATCGTCCACGCCATCACGCAGAAGGGCAAGGGTTACCAGCCCGCCGAGGACGAGCCCGACGACCAGATGCACCAGTCCAACGCCTTCGACCCCGACACCGGGCAGGCGCTGCCGGGCGGTGGCGGCGTCAAGTGGACCTCGGTGTTCGCCGACGAGCTGGTGGCCGTGGCCGACGAGCGCCCCGACGTCGTGGGCATCACCGCTGCGATGGCCAAGTCCACCGGTATCGCGAAGCTCGCCGACAAGCATCCCGACCGGGCCTTCGACGTCGGCATCGCCGAGCAGCACGCCGTCACCTCGGCGGCCGGGATGGCGCTGGCGGGGCTGCACCCGGTGGTCGCGGTGTACTCGACGTTCCTCAACCGGGCCTTCGACCAGGTCGCGCTGGACGTGGCCATGCACAAGCTGCCGGTGACGTTCGTGCTGGACCGTTCCGGCATCACCGGCCCGGACGGGCCCAGCCACTACGGCATCTGGGACATGTCGGTGTTCCGCGCGATCCCGGGCCTGCGCATCGCCGCTCCCCGGGACGCTGAGACGCTGCGGGAGGAGTTCCGCGAGGCGCTCGACGTGAATGACGCGCCGACGATCGTGCGCATCCCGACCGGCACCATCAGCGCGGAACTGCCCGCGATCGAAAACGTCGACGGCGTGGACGTCATGGCGCGCGGCGAGACCAAGGACGTCCTGTTGGTGGCGTGCGGTTCCTTCGTCGGTTCGGCGCTGGACGCCGCGGCCCGGGTCACCGAGCACGGTTTCGGTGTCACCGTCGTGGACCCGCGTTGGGTGGCGCCGGTGCCGCGGGCGCTGACGTCGATGGCCGCCGAGCACCGGCTGGTGGTGACCGTCGAGGACGGGCTGCGCACCGGTGGTTTCGGTGACGCGCTGGCCAAGTCGCTGCGCGACGCCGAGGTGGACACGCCGCTGCGGGACCTCGGGGTGGCGGCGGGCTGGCACGAGCACGGCACCCGTGACGAGCTGCTGGCCGACCTGGGCCTGACCACCCAGGACCTGTCGCGCGCGATCACCGAGACGATCCTGAAGATCGCCGAGGCCGACGCCGAACCGTTGCGCGTCGACGGCTGA
- a CDS encoding potassium channel family protein encodes MHVVIMGCGRVGAALAQHLSSRDHSVAIIDQNPEAFRRLGAEFEGQSITGVGFDRQILTEAGIARADAFAAVSSGDNSNIIAARVARELYNVKTVVARIYDSQRAIVYERLGIPTIATVRWTADRFLRYLLPDEQTPLWRDPTATVSLIEVPVDPTWIGRTVHGLEKATGARVAYLMRFGLGTLPTESTVLQDGDQVFMLVTDEIKASVRSVAATAVEGSD; translated from the coding sequence GTGCATGTGGTGATCATGGGGTGTGGCCGGGTCGGCGCCGCGCTCGCCCAGCATCTGTCCTCGCGGGACCACTCGGTCGCGATCATCGACCAGAACCCGGAGGCGTTTCGGCGGCTGGGCGCGGAGTTCGAGGGCCAGTCCATCACGGGCGTCGGCTTCGACCGGCAGATCCTCACCGAGGCGGGCATCGCCCGCGCCGACGCGTTCGCGGCGGTGTCCTCGGGCGACAACTCGAACATCATCGCCGCGCGGGTGGCGCGCGAGCTGTACAACGTCAAGACCGTCGTCGCCCGCATCTACGACTCGCAGCGGGCCATCGTCTACGAACGGCTGGGCATCCCCACCATCGCGACGGTGCGCTGGACGGCCGACCGGTTCCTGCGGTACCTGCTGCCGGACGAACAGACACCGCTGTGGCGCGACCCGACCGCGACGGTGTCGCTCATCGAGGTGCCCGTCGACCCGACCTGGATCGGCCGCACCGTGCACGGCCTGGAGAAGGCCACCGGCGCCCGCGTCGCGTACCTGATGCGCTTCGGTCTGGGCACGCTGCCCACCGAGTCCACGGTCCTGCAGGACGGTGACCAGGTGTTCATGCTGGTGACCGACGAGATCAAAGCCTCGGTCCGTTCGGTGGCCGCCACCGCCGTTGAAGGGAGCGACTGA
- a CDS encoding DUF3159 domain-containing protein: MSEESRVRAGLVDDGGEPQPRPSAPRDDDDLPPMTEQVAQQLGGVRGLVESGIPVGVFVLINVIWEALYWAIGFAVGTAVAIAVLRLIRKESIRHAVNGLFGIALGAWLAWRSGDEGDFYWPGIIQGLAYAAVLMGSVAVRHPLVGWFWSIIAGGGKHAWREDRRLVRVFGWLTMLWGVVFLAKNLLRLWLRLGDMDTALGVVTLVGGYPVTGLLILISIAVVRKTHPGMTLKLKAS; encoded by the coding sequence ATGTCCGAGGAATCGCGCGTGCGAGCCGGACTCGTCGACGACGGCGGTGAACCCCAGCCGCGTCCCTCAGCCCCACGCGATGACGACGACCTGCCGCCCATGACCGAACAGGTCGCCCAGCAACTGGGGGGAGTGCGGGGGCTGGTCGAATCGGGCATCCCGGTCGGCGTCTTCGTCCTGATCAACGTGATCTGGGAGGCCCTGTACTGGGCGATCGGCTTCGCCGTCGGCACGGCGGTGGCCATCGCGGTGCTGCGGCTGATCCGCAAGGAGTCGATCCGGCACGCCGTCAACGGCCTGTTCGGCATCGCGCTGGGCGCCTGGCTGGCCTGGCGCAGCGGCGACGAGGGCGACTTCTACTGGCCCGGCATCATCCAGGGCCTGGCCTACGCGGCCGTGCTCATGGGCTCGGTGGCGGTCCGGCACCCGCTGGTGGGCTGGTTCTGGTCCATCATCGCCGGAGGCGGCAAGCACGCCTGGCGCGAGGACCGTCGCCTGGTGCGGGTCTTCGGCTGGCTGACCATGCTGTGGGGCGTGGTGTTCCTGGCCAAGAACCTGCTGCGGCTGTGGCTTCGCCTGGGCGACATGGACACCGCGCTGGGCGTGGTGACCCTGGTCGGCGGCTACCCGGTGACTGGCCTGCTGATCCTGATCTCGATCGCGGTCGTCCGCAAGACCCACCCGGGAATGACCCTCAAGCTGAAGGCCAGCTAA
- a CDS encoding potassium channel family protein, with product MRVAIAGAGNVGRSIATELIGNDHEVLLIERSPKMFAPSRVGSAEWLLADACELSSLQQARIQDCDVVVAATGDDKVNLVVSLLAKTEFAVPRVVARVNRAENEWLFTEQWGVDVSVSKPRLLAALVEEAVSVGDLVRLLSFRQSQANLVEITLPTGAPYVGQTVQQMPLPPDAALVAILRGKRVIPPSPDDTVEAGDELVFVCTEDAEDSVREVVLGKYRN from the coding sequence ATGCGCGTCGCCATCGCCGGAGCCGGAAACGTCGGACGGTCCATCGCCACCGAGCTCATCGGCAACGACCACGAGGTGCTGCTCATCGAGCGGTCGCCGAAGATGTTCGCCCCCTCGCGGGTCGGCAGCGCCGAATGGCTGCTGGCCGACGCCTGCGAGCTGTCGAGCCTGCAACAGGCCCGGATCCAGGACTGCGACGTCGTCGTGGCAGCGACCGGCGACGACAAGGTGAACCTGGTGGTGTCCCTGCTGGCCAAGACCGAGTTCGCGGTCCCCCGCGTCGTGGCCCGCGTCAACCGCGCCGAGAACGAGTGGCTGTTCACCGAGCAGTGGGGTGTCGACGTGTCGGTCAGCAAGCCCCGACTGCTGGCGGCACTGGTCGAGGAGGCCGTCAGCGTCGGCGACCTGGTGCGACTGCTGTCGTTCCGCCAGAGCCAGGCCAACCTCGTCGAGATCACGCTGCCGACCGGAGCCCCGTACGTGGGCCAGACGGTGCAGCAGATGCCGCTGCCCCCGGACGCCGCGCTGGTGGCGATCCTGCGCGGCAAGCGCGTCATCCCGCCGTCCCCCGACGACACCGTCGAGGCGGGCGACGAGCTGGTGTTCGTGTGCACCGAGGACGCTGAGGACTCGGTCCGCGAGGTCGTCCTCGGCAAGTACCGGAACTGA
- a CDS encoding APC family permease → MARPTSVVKRLLLGRPFHSERLSHTLLPKRIALPVFSSDPLSSVAYAPEQIFLTLSVAGTGAYIFSGWVGLFIALVMIAVVASYRQNVNAYPSGGGDYEVATVNHSPSWGLVVASALLVDYILTVAVSISAAAANIGSAVPFVNDHKILFSVVAIALLTAINLRGMKESGAAFAIPTYAFVVGIFALIVTGLFRYFVMGDDLRAASADFDIVDSDPGLAGAGLVFLLLRTFASGCAALTGVEAIANGVPAFKPPKGRNAATTLLMMGILAISMFMGLIALARITEVKMAEHPDELIGAPNDYIQETLLVQLSRTVFDGFTPGFVFVTAVTGLILVLAANTAFNGFPVLGSILAQDRYLPRQLHTRGDKLAFSNGIILLALFAVVLVLAFGADEHRLIQLYIVGVFVSFVLSQSGMIRHWNRLLRTERDKKTRLRMRRSQVINSFGLLMTASVLVIVIITKFSHGAWISIVAMAVLFVIMRSIRRHYRKVSAELNPPEGKAPLPSRNHVIVLVSKVHQPMIRALTYAKATRPDTLTALTVNVDDSDTRELQAEWDRRKISIPLTVVDSPYREITGPIVDYVKSVKRKSPREVVTVFIPEYVVGHWWENLLHNQSALRIKSRLRFEPGVMVTSVPWQLASSEGRNLDKLDSRLTGRS, encoded by the coding sequence GTGGCTCGTCCGACTTCCGTAGTCAAGCGCCTGTTGCTTGGCCGACCGTTCCACTCCGAGCGGTTGTCACACACCCTGCTGCCCAAACGCATCGCGCTGCCGGTCTTCTCCTCCGACCCGCTGTCGTCGGTGGCGTACGCGCCGGAGCAGATCTTCCTGACGCTGAGCGTCGCCGGAACCGGTGCCTACATCTTCTCCGGCTGGGTGGGTCTGTTCATCGCGCTGGTGATGATCGCGGTGGTCGCGTCGTACCGGCAGAACGTCAACGCCTATCCGTCGGGCGGCGGCGACTACGAGGTCGCCACGGTCAACCATTCGCCGTCGTGGGGGCTGGTGGTGGCCAGCGCGCTGCTGGTCGACTACATCCTCACCGTCGCGGTGTCGATCTCGGCGGCGGCGGCCAACATCGGTTCGGCGGTGCCGTTCGTCAACGACCACAAGATCCTGTTCTCGGTGGTGGCGATCGCCCTGCTGACGGCGATCAACCTGCGCGGCATGAAGGAGTCGGGCGCCGCGTTCGCCATCCCCACCTACGCGTTCGTGGTGGGCATCTTCGCGCTCATCGTGACCGGCCTGTTCCGGTACTTCGTCATGGGCGACGACCTGCGCGCCGCCAGCGCCGACTTCGACATCGTCGACTCCGATCCCGGGCTGGCCGGGGCGGGGCTGGTGTTCCTGCTGCTGCGCACCTTCGCGTCCGGCTGTGCGGCGCTGACGGGTGTCGAGGCGATCGCCAACGGCGTCCCGGCGTTCAAACCCCCCAAGGGCCGCAACGCCGCCACGACGCTGTTGATGATGGGCATCCTGGCGATCAGCATGTTCATGGGACTGATCGCGCTGGCCCGGATCACCGAGGTCAAGATGGCCGAGCATCCGGACGAACTCATCGGCGCCCCCAACGACTACATCCAGGAGACGCTCCTGGTCCAGTTGTCGCGCACCGTCTTCGACGGTTTCACGCCCGGCTTCGTGTTCGTCACCGCCGTCACCGGACTGATCCTGGTGCTGGCGGCCAACACGGCGTTCAACGGTTTCCCGGTGCTGGGCTCGATCCTGGCCCAGGACCGCTACCTGCCCCGGCAGCTGCACACCCGTGGCGACAAGCTCGCCTTCTCCAACGGCATCATCCTGCTGGCCCTGTTCGCGGTCGTGCTGGTGCTGGCCTTCGGCGCCGACGAACACCGGCTGATCCAGCTGTACATCGTCGGCGTGTTCGTGTCGTTCGTGCTGTCGCAAAGCGGCATGATCCGGCACTGGAACCGACTGCTGCGCACCGAACGCGACAAGAAGACCCGGCTGCGGATGCGCCGCTCCCAGGTCATCAATTCCTTCGGTCTGCTCATGACGGCCTCGGTGCTGGTCATCGTGATCATCACCAAGTTCTCGCACGGCGCCTGGATCTCCATTGTGGCCATGGCGGTCCTGTTCGTCATCATGCGCTCCATCCGGCGCCACTACCGCAAGGTGTCGGCCGAACTCAACCCGCCGGAGGGCAAGGCGCCGCTGCCGTCGCGCAACCACGTCATCGTCCTGGTCAGCAAGGTCCACCAGCCGATGATCCGGGCCCTCACCTACGCCAAGGCCACCCGCCCCGACACCCTCACCGCGCTGACGGTCAATGTGGACGACAGCGACACCCGCGAGTTGCAGGCCGAATGGGACCGCCGCAAGATCTCCATCCCGCTGACGGTCGTCGACTCCCCCTACCGCGAGATCACCGGCCCGATCGTCGACTACGTCAAGTCCGTCAAACGCAAGTCGCCGCGCGAGGTCGTCACGGTCTTCATCCCCGAGTACGTCGTCGGCCACTGGTGGGAGAACCTGCTGCACAACCAGAGCGCGCTGCGCATCAAGAGCCGCCTGCGTTTCGAGCCCGGCGTCATGGTCACCAGCGTCCCGTGGCAACTGGCCTCCAGCGAAGGCCGTAACCTGGACAAACTAGACAGCCGACTGACGGGACGTTCATGA
- a CDS encoding response regulator transcription factor, with amino-acid sequence MRVLVIEDEVRLAEAIARGLRRHGMAVDVVHDGLSGHQEATTVRYDVVVLDRDLPGMHGDKVCADIARRGALTRILMLTASGTLADKVNGLNIGADDYLSKPFAFDELVARVQALGRRATPAAPPVLHAADVELNPAAHTATRGGRDLELTHKEFGLLAELIKAGGTLVSTEELLDRVWDAHADPFTSTVRVTMRTLRRKLGEPPLIDNVPKVGYRINMAADK; translated from the coding sequence ATGCGGGTACTGGTGATAGAGGACGAGGTTCGACTGGCCGAGGCGATCGCGCGGGGGTTGCGGCGCCACGGGATGGCCGTCGACGTCGTCCACGACGGCCTGTCCGGGCATCAAGAGGCCACCACGGTCCGCTACGACGTCGTCGTGCTCGACCGGGACCTGCCGGGCATGCACGGGGACAAGGTGTGCGCCGACATCGCGCGGCGCGGGGCGCTGACCCGCATCCTCATGCTCACCGCCAGCGGCACCCTGGCCGACAAGGTCAACGGCCTCAACATCGGCGCCGACGACTACCTGTCCAAGCCGTTCGCGTTCGACGAACTCGTGGCCCGGGTGCAGGCGTTGGGGCGCCGCGCCACCCCGGCCGCGCCGCCGGTGCTGCACGCCGCCGACGTGGAACTGAATCCGGCCGCCCACACCGCGACCCGGGGCGGGCGCGACCTCGAACTGACCCACAAGGAGTTCGGCCTGCTGGCGGAACTGATCAAGGCGGGCGGGACGCTGGTGTCGACCGAGGAACTGCTGGACCGGGTGTGGGACGCCCACGCCGATCCGTTCACCTCTACGGTGCGGGTCACGATGCGCACGCTGCGCCGCAAGCTCGGCGAGCCGCCGCTGATCGACAACGTGCCGAAGGTCGGCTATCGCATCAACATGGCGGCCGATAAATGA